The following coding sequences lie in one Alosa sapidissima isolate fAloSap1 chromosome 15, fAloSap1.pri, whole genome shotgun sequence genomic window:
- the tmprss13a gene encoding transmembrane protease serine 13a — protein sequence MAKHDPNDLPPPYYSVSLHTQPPLRPYEEVVYGNRFGVPTYQHPHYVPQHPPVIATAVTQPSLPPSKGKEKRCCGRNAQCFGGSGGTVLLLVLLGVAIWLGVHYGTRLATAAIIEGQSGSKGSSEPPESMTTPDTCPNTTVLCDAQRDCLQGSDETNCVRFASDGSLQVRTAQDGRFLSVCYQDWDASFADQTCAQLGFRQSYQLNALGGQQSMGVSLTDKDSSRPLHGQVNVSSTCPNLQTVSLQCVQCGQQQLTSRIIGGSVAKEGQWPWQVSLHFKGTHVCGGTLISPDFVVTAAHCFPSSNPSYTEAVNWRVYGGVVSQTKLPAPFLVKKIIAHESYSQLTNDYDIALLKLTAPVDFNNVFQPACLPAYDQSFSPGDKCWTSGFGTTEEGPASSSPDLMEVTVDIIDPRVCNSSRVYGGRVSRNMICAGDLEGGRDSCQGDSGGPLVCPSQDGRWYLVGVTSWGAGCGRRNKPGVYGSVSSMLPWIYSKMQQERP from the exons ATGGCAAAGCATGATCCG aacgACCTCCCCCCACCGTACTACTCTGTATCGCTCCACACTCAGCCTCCCCTCAGGCCCTATGAGGAGGTCGTCTATGGCAACCGGTTCGGAGTGCCCACATACCAACATCCACACTACGTCCCCCAGCATCCCCCTGTGATTGCCACGGCTGTGACACAGCCCAGCCTCC CGCCCTCCAAGGGTAAAGAGAAGCGGTGCTGTGGCAGGAATGCCCAGTGTTTTGGAGGCTCTGGAGGGACCGTGCTCCTGCTGGTGCTGCTCGGTGTCGCCATCTGGCTGGGGG tGCACTACGGCACGCGACTGGCGACCGCGGCCATCATCGAGGGCCAAAGTGGCAGTAAGGGCAGCTCGGAGCCCCCCGAGAGCATGACCACACCCGACACCTGCCCCAACACAACCGTCCTGTGTGACGCACAACGCGACTGCCTGCAGGGTAGTGACGAGACCAACTGTG TGCGGTTTGCGTCAGATGGTAGTTTGCAGGTGAGGACGGCTCAGGACGGCCGCTTCCTCTCCGTGTGTTACCAGGACTGGGATGCCAGCTTCGCTGACCAGACGTGTGCCCAGCTGGGCTTCAGGCA GTCTTACCAGCTCAATGCACTGGGCGGACAGCAGTCCATGGGTGTGTCTCTGACGGACAAAGACTCCTCACGTCCCCTCCATGGCCAAGTCAACGTCAG CTCTACCTGCCCCAATTTGCAGACTGTTTCCCTCCAGTGTGTGC AATGTGGCCAGCAGCAGTTGACCTCCAGGATTATAGGGGGCAGTGTTGCCAAAGAGGGCCAGTGGCCATGGCAGGTCAGCCTCCACTTCAAGGGCACCCATGTGTGCGGGGGAACCCTGATCTCTCCAGACTTTGTGGTGACGGCAGCCCACTGCTTCCCCAG TTCCAACCCATCTTACACGGAAGCTGTGAACTGGCGTGTGTACGGAGGGGTGGTGTCCCAGACAAAACTACCTGCACCCTTCCTGGTGAAGAAGATCATTGCCCACGAAAGCTACAGCCAGCTAACTAATGACTACGACATTGCGCTGCTCAAACTGACAGCACCTGTGGATTTCAACA ATGTTTTccagcctgcctgtctgccgGCCTATGACCAGTCCTTCAGTCCCGGAGACAAATGCTGGACGTCAGGCTTTGGAACAACTGAGGAGGGGCCAG CGAGTAGCTCCCCTGACCTCATGGAGGTGACGGTGGACATCATCGATCCGCGCGTCTGCAACAGCAGCAGGGTGTACGGCGGCAGGGTCAGCAGGAACATGATATGTGCTGGAGAcctggagggaggaagggactCGTGTCAG GGCGACAGTGGCGGGCCGTTGGTGTGCCCGTCCCAGGATGGGCGCTGGTACCTGGTGGGCGTGACCAGCTGGGGGGCGGGCTGCGGCCGCAGGAACAAGCCGGGTGTCTACGGCAGCGTATCCAGCATGCTGCCCTGGATCTACAGCaagatgcag caagAGAGACCCTAA